A genomic region of Colletotrichum destructivum chromosome 5, complete sequence contains the following coding sequences:
- a CDS encoding Putative zn(2)Cys(6) fungal-type DNA-binding domain, fungal transcription factor produces MLVNQPIRPRPIKTRSRAGCKYCRDKRKKCSEEHPQCLRCVQAGVNCVYEPIKKRKRRTSTRTIEIQDAAASDDSDSQAGNTDLQTSPDTAILTPPDGPRADAENSLSPSTSVDNCLPASIDSVFPLCDDVDDSYAYDIGYGSSDMYENEYTTFTDMGSRQKQAEAHLPLSLTTTNDGLQAPDDSFFSASLEMSWSEPAWSTVSPPLTSLLPPAYHGVSECPEDTGLLDHYSKVMLPTMGFKEDVSNPYEQHILPLSHRSSAVRSAIYALASAHREYLGLENTEGSACFHERAVAGLSAIIEDGDGFEEALATIVLLLQYDLLMQRSLPNVIHNHLQGAWHIISAMASPKPASVEFFEQVFRYFDVLNALTNGSSPVFAAPSSNRAYSPGSSPPPIMFSGIDPVFGMADDLWPTLHRLGELITMKCELQAAMATGQASKFAVLRTEYQTTFKAIERALESWGPILPPGFSLVNRIVDGPEDASEAELANIRWITSTALAYRQSALVYLYSTISEYPSSHSLVQKHAQAALWHCAAAVSHGGTGQSMLWPLFFSACHAICSRDRGLVRQAFTSLGGKKGAVDTEKPWAVVMDVWRRMDMRAYGKEQVGAEACPDLWKQVAASMKFGLVFG; encoded by the exons ATGCTCGTCAACCAGCCCATTCGTCCACGACCCATCAAGACTCGGTCAAGAGCAG GTTGCAAATATTG CCGAGACAAG AGGAAGAAGTGCTCCGAAGAACATCCGCAATGCCTCCGCTGCGTGCAAGCCGGTGTCAACTGCGTATACGAACCGATCAAGAAGAGGAAGCGAAGAACTTCAACTAGGACAATAGAAATTCAAGATGCCGCGGCATCCGACGATTCCGATAGCCAGGCAGGCAACACCGACCTGCAAACGAGCCCGGACACGGCCATACTCACTCCGCCTGATGGACCGCGGGCTGACGCCGAGAACTCTCTTTCACCGTCGACATCTGTGGACAACTGTCTTCCAGCCTCGATAGACTCGGTTTTCCCTCTCTGCGATGACGTTGATGACTCTTACGCCTACGATATTGGATACGGAAGTTCGGACATGTACGAGAACGAATACACAACATTCACGGACATGGGCTCCCGCcagaagcaggccgaggctcACTTACCACTTTCTCTTACGACTACGAACGATGGTTTGCAAGCGCCAGATGACTCTTTCTTTTCGGCCAGCCTCGAAATGTCTTGGAGCGAACCAGCTTGGTCGACCGTTTCTCCGCCGTTAACCAGCCTGCTGCCGCCAGCGTACCACGGTGTCTCCGAATGCCCGGAGGACACCGGTTTGCTGGATCACTACTCGAAAGTGATGCTGCCTACGATGGGTTTCAAAGAGGACGTCAGCAACCCCTACGAGCAGCACATACTCCCTCTATCGCACAGGAGCTCTGCCGTCCGAAGCGCCATCTACGCCCTGGCCAGTGCGCATCGGGAATATCTTGGTCTCGAGAACACAGAGGGTTCCGCTTGTTTCCACGAAAGAGCCGTGGCTGGGCTATCAGCAatcatcgaggacggcgatgggTTTGAAGAAGCGTTGGCTACCATAGTGCTTCTTCTACAGTATGACTTG CTGATGCAACGAAGCCTGCCCAACGTTATCCACAACCATCTCCAAGGAGCATGGCACATTATCAGCGCCATGGCTTCTCCAAAGCCGGCCAGCGTTGAGTTTTTCGAGCAG GTGTTCCGCTACTTTGACGTCCTGAATGCCTTGACGAACGGCTCGTCGCCTGTCTTTGCGGCCCCTTCATCCAATCGAGCCTACTCTCCCGGCAGCTCGCCACCCCCCATTATGTTCAGCGGCATCGACCCCGTGTTCGGCATGGCCGACGACCTTTGGCCCACCCTGCATCGTCTCGGGGAACTCATCACGATGAAGTGCGAActccaagccgccatggcaaCGGGCCAGGCATCCAAGTTCGCAGTCCTCCGCACCGAGTACCAGACAACCTTCAAGGCTATCGAGAGGGCCTTGGAATCTTGGGGTCCGATCTTGCCACCGGGTTTCTCATTGGTCaaccgcatcgtcgacgggcCCGAGGACGCGTCtgaggccgagctcgccaaCATCAGGTGGATCACGAGCACTGCGCTTGCCTACAGACAGAGCGCGCTGGTCTACCTGTACAGCACCATCTCCGAGTACCCTTCCTCGCACAGCCTGGTGCAGAAGCACGCGCAGGCCGCGCTGTGGCActgcgcggcggccgtgtcGCACGGCGGGACGGGTCAGTCGATGCTGTGGCCGCTattcttctcggcctgccACGCCATATGCAGCCGGGACCGGGGCCTCGTGCGGCAGGCTTTCACGTCgctcggcggcaagaagGGGGCGGTAGATACAGAGAAGCCTTGGGCCGTGGTCATGGATGTGTGGAGACGGATGGACATGCGAGCCTATGGCAAGGAACAGGTGGGCGCGGAGGCCTGTCCGGACTTGTGGAAGCAGGTAGCGGCGAGCATGAAGTTCGGCCTCGTGTTTGGCTGA
- a CDS encoding uncharacterized protein (Putative zn(2)Cys(6) fungal-type DNA-binding domain, transcription factor domain, fungi) — translation MRKRACDSCHRRKIQCDGAVPQCNWCKHHGMTCTFNRAAKVKKRVSTTRAGSEKDLVARLNRIEQALKAAQRNQETGETRDASMSPASSSAPLSAGPDPPGAPTNGTREKAQGRAYDSTIRASGATVGKIHFAGYYLGDISSYNGIPFFSPDGQDWIRSRAGEDASFHTLFGMGPIWQAQHPVPVFLDAPQPSSAGELPDRTVVEEYLALFRASRFGLSFPVIDYVLFLETVDLAYQTSQTVLTLEVVTAKSCVFAFFAIVSLFQTDWKSSPEIDGEACARAAQNLMPTILQGTNITAVETVFMLSLFHLFTGHLQQGAMFQAATCRILFMLGAHLESGTSLSPCQTPSAEDDDHAWRVRNQLRRLFWLSFKLDKDISLRTGQPPTINDEHCDLTLPRMDWWARSSDDEASASPSFLDEATVTSAIQPDSLQLTIIKSKISRKLYSISALKKGDAELLRDIRELDDELERWRASVPPSYRPTLTFPRGTAVVRKGRLGMEEIILHFEYHYLMAMIHRASGRCRCWASGESSGLEGVSSSQALSVQASRSTLHFLKAAIHGVEHVAFWLVVFYPMSAILEIFCNLLLQPLHPQAEEDIELLKSVPELIEGMRNRQLTPHEVAHVKIVDAFVAELTRLGTCAIAKARREQQVS, via the exons ATGAGGAAACGAGCGTGTGATTCCTGCCACAGGAGAAAG ATCCAATGCGATGGGGCTGTGCCGCAATGCAACTGGTGCAAACACCATGGGATGACTTGCACCTTCAACCGCGCAGCCAAGGTGAAGAAGCGAGTGAGCACAAcaag GGCCGGATCGGAGAAAGACCTGGTCGCCCGCCTCAACCGCATCGAGCAGGCTCTGAAGGCGGCTCAACGCAACCAGGAGACAGGGGAGACGCGGGATGCATCCATGTCTCCAgcgtcatcctcggcgcccttgtCCGCCGGGCCAGACCCACCCGGTGCCCCCACCAACGGCACACGGGAAAAAGCCCAAGGCCGTGCCTATGACTCAACAATTCGCGCTTCCGGCGCAACCGTGGGCAAGATTCACTTCGCCGGTTACTATCTGGGAGACATCAGCTCCTACAACGGcatccccttcttctcgcccgaTGGCCAGGACTGGATCCGATCCAGGGCTGGAGAGGATGCCTCGTTCCACACCCTCTTTGGCATGGGACCGATCTGGCAGGCACAGCACCCTGTCCCCGTTTTTCTGGATGCCCCCCAGCCAAGCTCTGCGGGAGAGTTGCCCGATAggaccgtcgtcgaggagtaTCTGGCCCTCTTCCGAGCGTCCCGCTTCGGCCTGTCGTTCCCAGTCATCGACTACGTCCTGTTCCTGGAGACCGTCGACTTGGCGTATCAGACGTCTCAGACGGTGTTGACGCTCGAAGTCGTCACGGCCAAATCTTgcgtcttcgccttcttcgccattgTCTCGCTCTTTCAGACGGATTGGAAGTCGTCGCCCGAGATAGATGGGGAGGCGTGCGCCCGTGCGGCGCAAAACCTAATGCCGACCATTTTGCAAGGCACAAACATCACTGCTGTTGAGACTGTCTTCATGTTG AGTCTGTTCCACCTCTTCACTGGCCACCTCCAGCAAGGGGCCATGTTCCAGGCTGCCACATGTCGCATCTTGTTCATGCTAGGCGCGCACCTCGAGTCTGGCACGAGCCTCAGCCCTTGCcagacgccctcggccgaggatgacgaccATGCTTGGCGCGTAAGGAACCAGCTGCGGAGGCTCTTCTGGCTCTCGTTCAAGCTCGACAAAGATATCTCTCTCCGCACGGGCCAGCCCCCTACCATCAACGACGAGCATTGCGACCTGACGTTGCCACGGATGGACTGGTGGGCAcgcagcagcgacgacgaagctagcgcctcgccgtcgttcctcgacgaggccaccGTCACCTCGGCCATCCAGCCGGACTCGCTGCAGCTGACCATCATCAAGTCCAAGATCTCCAGGAAGCTGTACTCGATCTCGGCACTGAAGAAGGGagacgccgagctcctcaGGGACATCCgcgagctggacgacgagctcgagaggTGGCGGGCGTCCGTGCCGCCGTCGTATCGGCCGACCTTGACTTTCCCCCGGGGGACAGCCGTGGTCCGAAAGGGCCGGCTCGGCATGGAGGAGATTATTCTCCACTTTGAGTACCATTACCTGATGGCCATGATCCACCGAGCGAGTGGTAGGTGCCGCTGTTGGGCCAGCGGCGAAAGCAGCGGCTTGGAGGGGGTGAGCTCGAGCCAGGCCCTGTCGGTGCAGGCGAGCCGATCGACACTACACTTTCTCAAGGCCGCGATCCATGGCGTGGAGCATGTGGCCTTCTG GCTGGTGGTGTTTTATCCAATGTCGGCGATATTGGAAATCTTCTGCAACTTGCTGCTGCAGCCTCTGCATCCGCAGGCGGAGGAAGACATCGAGCTCCTGAAGTCCGTCCCGGAGCTCATAGAAGGGATGCGGAATCGCCAGCTGACGCCGCATGAGGTTGCGCATGTGAAGATCGTCGATGCCTTCGTGGCGGAGCTGACGCGGCTGGGAACAtgcgccatcgccaaggcgCGGCGGGAGCAGCAGGTTTCTTGA
- a CDS encoding Putative ABC transporter-like, ATP-binding domain, AAA+ ATPase domain, CDR ABC transporter produces the protein MTFTAPDTKEEVTLSSSSIRAGVMESDGTLASGSNYERSIELDAVPDDNNNNNNNNTTWSLKHKVEAVRERDQRSGFPARELGVTWQNLTVQAVSSDASIHENVLTQFNIPKLVKESRHKPPLKTILDNTHGCVKPGEMLLVLGRPGSGCTTLLNILANHRRGYSSVTGDVHYGSMTADEAQQYRGQIVMNTEEELFFPTLTVGQTMDFATRLKIPFHLPEGVTSNEELRVQNRDFLLESMGIQHTFDTKVGNEYVRGVSGGERKRVSIIECMATRGSVFCWDNSTRGLDASTALEYTKAVRAMTDVLGLASIVTLYQAGNGIYDLFDKVLVLDNGKEMYYGPMKEARPFMESLGFICSDGANVADFLTGVTVPTERAVRPGYEKTFPRNADALRAEYQKSDIYPRMVAEYDFPTKEDTKERTRLFKEGVAGEKHKQLPANSPLTTSFATQVKACVARQYQIIWGDKATFIITQVSTLIQALIAGSLFYNAPNTSGGLFMKGGALFFALLFNSLLSMAEVTNSFTGRPVLIKHKSFAYYHPAAFCIAQIAADIPVILFQVTIFSVVLYFMVGLKTTAEAFFTFWIVVVATTMCMTAMFRSIGAGFKTFDDASKASGFLVSAAIMYNGYMIQKPQMHPWFVWIFWIDPLSYAFDALMSTEFHRQLIPCVGPNLVPNGPGYTDPAHQSCAGVAGAVQGETSLTGDQYLSALSYSKSHVWRNFGIVWAWWALFVALTIIATSRWRPSAESGSSLLIPRENAKNVRVPREDEEAQSSEETAVEKDKSDSEKRDGGDNANQDLVRNTSIFTWKDLTYTVKTPSGDRVLLDKVSGWVRPGMLGALMGSSGAGKTTLLDVLAQRKTDGTIRGSIMVDGRPLPVSFQRSAGYCEQLDVHEPYATVREALEFSALLRQSRDTPRAEKLAYVDTIIDLLELHDLADTLIGRVGNGLSVEQRKRVTIGVELVSKPSILIFLDEPTSGLDGQSAFNTVRFLRKLADVGQAVLVTIHQPSAQLFSQFDTLLLLAKGGKTVYFGDIGDNARTIRDYFGRYGAPCPEEANPAEHMIDVVSGHLSKGKDWNEIWLSSPEHDAVVRELDHMIDDAASRPPGTSDDGHEFALPLWDQVKIVTQRANVSLYRNVDYINNKFALHIFSALFNGFSFWMIGDSVGDITLRLFTIFNFIFVAPGVLAQLQPLFIDRRDIFETREKKSKMYSWIAFVSGSVVSEVPYLIICAVLYFVCWYYTVGFPNDSARAGGTFFVMLMYEFVYTGIGQFIAAYAPNAVFASLVNPLIIGVLVSFCGVLVPYSQLQTFWKYWMYYLNPFNYLMGSMLVFDVWGTKVECKDQEFALFDPANGTTCGEYLAGYMQGMGASSNLINPDAVSECRVCQYRDGSDYLRTINLNEYYYGWRDAAIVVIFAFSSYALVYLLMKLRTKTSKKAE, from the exons ATGACCTTCACCGCACCCGACACCAAAGAAGAGGTCACGTTAAGTTCTTCGTCAATCCGTGCAGGCGTCATGGAGTCCGACGGCACGCTGGCCAGCGGCTCCAACTACGAGCGGTccatcgagctcgacgccgttcCCGatgacaacaacaacaacaacaacaacaacaccactTGGTCGCTCAAGCACAAGGTCGAAGCCGTCCGGGAGAGGGACCAACGCTCCGGCTTCCCGGcccgcgagctcggcgtgACATGGCAGAATCTCACGGTCCAGGCCGTCAGCTCCGATGCGTCGATACACGAAAACGTTCTCACCCAATTCAACATCCCCAAGCTCGTCAAGGAATCCCGCCACAAGCCTCCCCTGAAGACCATTCTCGATAACACACACGGATGTGTGAAGCCCGGCGAGatgctcctcgtcctcggacgCCCCGGGTCGGGTTGCACAACCTTGCTCAACATCTTGGCGAACCACCGCCGGGGCTACAGCTCCGTCACCGGCGACGTCCACTACGGCTCCAtgaccgccgacgaggcccagcAGTACCGGGGCCAGATCGTCATGAACACGGAAGAGGAGCTCTTCTTCCCGACGCTCACCGTCGGCCAGACCATGGATTTCGCGACCCGCCTCAAGATCCCTTTCCACCTGCCCGAGGGCGTCACGTCTAACGAGGAGCTCCGCGTCCAGAACAGGGACTTTCTGCTCGAGTCCATGGGCATTCAGCACACCTTCGACACCAAGGTCGGCAACGAATACGTTCGTGGCGTgtccggcggcgagaggaaGCGCGTCTCCATCATCGAGTgcatggcgacgaggggATCCGTATTCTGCTGGGACAACAGCACCAGAGGTTTGGATGCCAGCAC AGCATTGGAGTACACCAAGGCCGTCCGCGCCATGACCgatgtcctcggcctcgcgtCCATCGTGACGCTGTACCAGGCGGGCAACGGCATCTAcgacctcttcgacaaggtgctcgtcctcgacaacggcaaggaGATGTACTACGGCCCCATGAAGGAGGCCCGCCCTTTCATGGAGAGCCTGGGCTTCATCTGCTCCGACggcgccaacgtcgccgacTTCCTCACCGGCGTCACCGTCCCTACGGAACGCGCCGTCCGCCCGGGCTACGAGAAGACCTTCCCCCgcaacgccgacgccctgCGGGCAGAGTACCAGAAGTCGGACATCTACCCGAGGATGGTGGCCGAGTACGACTTCCCGACCAAGGAGGACACCAAGGAGAGGACGCGGCTGTTCaaggagggcgtcgccggcgagaagCACAAGCAGCTGCCCGCCAACAGCCCCCTGACGACGAGCTTCGCCACGCAGGTCAAGGCCTGCGTCGCCCGGCAGTACCAGATCATCTGGGGCGACAAGGCGACCTTCATCATCACGCAGGTGTCGACCCTGATCCAggccctcatcgccggctcGCTCTTCTACAACGCCCCGAACACCTCCGGCGGCCTGTTCATGAAGGGcggcgccctcttcttcgcgcTGCTCTTCAACAGTCTGCTGTCCATGGCCGAGGTCACAAACTCCttcaccggccggccggtcTTGATCAAGCACAAGTCCTTCGCCTACTACCACCCCGCCGCGTTCTGCATCGCCCAGATTGCCGCCGACATCCCCGTCATCCTGTTTCAAGTCACCATTTTCTCCGTGGTACTCTACTTCATGGTCGGGCTGAAGACAACGGCAGAGGCCTTCTTCACCTTTTGGATCGTAGTTGTCGCCACCACCATG TGCATGACGGCCATGTTCCGGTCCATTGGCGCGGGTTTCAAGACTTTCGACGACGCCTCCAAAGCCTCCGGCTTCCTGGTCAGCGCAGCCATCATGTACAACGGCTACATGATTCAAAAGCCCCAGATGCACCCTTGGTTTGTCTGGATCTTCTGGATCGACCCGTTGTCCTACGCCTTTGACGCCCTCATGTCGACCGAGTTCCACCGTCAGCTCATCCCGTGTGTCGGGCCGAACTTGGTGCCGAATGGCCCCGGGTACACGGACCCGGCGCACCAGTCTTGCGCCGGTGTGGCGGGAGCCGTCCAGGGAGAAACCTCCCTGACCGGCGACCAGTATCTCTCGGCTCTTTCGTACAGCAAGAGCCACGTGTGGAGGAACTTTGGTATCGTCTGGGCCTGGTGGGCGCTCTTCGTCGCGCTCACCATCATTGCCACCTCCCGGTGGCGCCCctcggccgagagcggaTCTTCCTTGCTCATCCCCCGCGAGAACGCAAAGAACGTTCGCGTCCCtcgcgaggacgaggaagctCAGTCCTCCGAGGAGACCGCCgtggagaaggacaagagCGACAGCGAGAAgcgggacggcggcgacaacgcCAACCAGGACCTCGTCCGCAACACCTCCATCTTCACCTGGAAGGACCTCACTTATACCGTCAAGACCCCGTCAGGAGACCGCGTGCTGCTCGACAAGGTCAGCGGCTGGGTACGACCG GGTATGCTGGGCGCCTTGATGGGCTCGTCCGGCGCCGGAAAGACCACTCTCCTGGACGTCCTCGCCCAACGCAAGACAGACGGCACGATCCGCGGCTCCATCAtggtcgacggccgccccCTTCCCGTTTCCTTCCAGCGGTCGGCCGGCTACTGTGAGCAGCTGGACGTCCACGAGCCCTACGCCACCGTCCGTGAGGCCCTCGAGTTCTCGGCCCTGCTCAGGCAGAGCCGCGACACCCCgcgcgccgagaagctggcgtACGTCGACACCATCATCGATCTCCTGGAGCTGcacgacctcgccgacacccTCATCGGCCGCGTCGGGAACGGCCTCTCGGTGGAGCAGCGGAAGCGCGTgaccatcggcgtcgagctcgtctcGAAGCCCagcatcctcatcttcctcgacgagcccacgtccggcctcgacggccagTCCGCCTTCAACACGGTCCGCTTCCTCCGcaagctcgccgacgtcggccaGGCAGTCCTCGTCACCATCCACCAGCCCTCCGCCCAGCTCTTCTCCCAGTTCGacaccctcctcctgctcgcAAAGGGCGGCAAGACTGTCTACTTTGGCGACATCGGCGACAACGCCAGGACCATCCGCGACTACTTTGGCCGCTACGGCGCCCCCTgccccgaggaggccaacCCGGCCGAGCACATGATCGACGTCGTCTCCGGCCACCTctccaagggcaaggacTGGAACGAGATCTGGCTCTCTTCCCCCGagcacgacgccgtcgtccgggAGCTCGACCACAtgatcgacgacgccgcctcccggccgccgggcaccagcgacgacggccacgagTTCGCCCTGCCCCTCTGGGACCAGGTCAAGATCGTCACGCAACGCGCCAACGTCTCCCTCTACCGCAACGTCGACTACATCAACAACAAGTTCGCGCTCCACATCTTCTCGGCCCTCTTCAACGGCTTCTCCTTCTGGATGATCGGCGACTCCGTCGGCGACATCACCCTGCGCCTCTTCACCATCTTCaacttcatcttcgtcgccccCGGCGTGCTCGCCCAGCTGCAGCCCCTCTTCATCGACCGCCGCGACATCTTCGAGACGCGCGAGAAGAAGTCCAAGATGTACTCGTGGATCGCCTTCGTCTCGggctccgtcgtctccgagGTGCCCTACCTCATCATCTGCGCCGTGCTCTACTTCGTCTGCTGGTACTACACCGTCGGCTTCCCGAACGACTCggcccgcgccggcggcaccttcttcgtcatgcTCATGTACGAGTTCGTCTACACCGGCATCGGTCAGTTCATCGCCGCCTACGCCcccaacgccgtcttcgcgTCCCTCGTCAACCCGCTCATCATCGGAGTCCTCGTCTCCTTCTGCGGTGTCCTCGTCCCCTACTCCCAGCTCCAGACGTTCTGGAAGTACTGGAT GTACTACCTCAACCCCTTCAACTACCTGATGGGCAGCATGCTCGTGTTCGACGTCTGGGGCACAAAGGTCGAGTGCAAGGACCAGGAGttcgccctcttcgacccGGCCAACGGCACGACGTGCGGCGAGTACCTGGCGGGCTACATGCAGGGGATGGGAGCGAGCAGCAACCTCATCAACCCCGACGCCGTGTCCGAGTGCCGCGTGTGCCAGTACCGCGATGGCAGCGACTACCTGCGGACAATCAACCTCAACGAGTACTACTACGGCTGGCGCGACGCGGCAATTgtcgtcatcttcgcctTCAGCTCGTATGCCCTGGTCTACCTCCTCATGAAGCTTCGCACCAAGACTTCAAAGAAGGCGGAGTAA
- a CDS encoding Putative D-ribose pyranase RbsD/L-fucose mutarotase FucU, RbsD-like superfamily, with amino-acid sequence MPLKGISPVISPDLLKVLAEMGHGDEIVLADAHFPSHSICPPHIPVLRADGITVSRLLAGIAPLLELDSYGVVPVVMMEVVKGDTFDAAVEGDFRSSLGYDGEIEKLERFAFYERAKKAFAIVATGETRKYGNIILKKGVTPIEE; translated from the exons ATGCCTCTCAAAGGAATCTCCCCCGTCATCTCGCCCGACCTCCTCAAGGTGCTGGCCGAGATGggccacggcgacgagatcgtcctcgccgacgcccatTTCCCGTCGCACTCCATCTGCCCGCCACACATCCCCGTGCTCCGCGCCGACG GCATTACCGTCtcccgcctcctcgccggcatcgccccGCTTCTCGAGCTGGACAGCTACGGCGTCGTGCCGGTCGTCATGATGgaggtcgtcaagggcgACACCTTTGATGCGGCtgtcgagggcgacttcCGCTCCTCGCTCGGTTACGACGGCGAgatcgagaagctggagcgCTTCGCCTTCTACGAGCGCGCCAAGAAAGCGttcgccatcgtcgcgaCAGGGGAGACGAGGAAATACGGCAACATCATCCTCAAGAAGGGCGTCACGCCCATCGAGGAGTAA
- a CDS encoding Putative amino acid permease, which produces MSKEDAQVGVVPPTYDSEKGAHNSVGDIHETDNREDDFRTRNGLNLRSFQRRDETTVGGEAELDRSMKPRHLQMIAIGGSIGAGFFVGSGSALTKGGPGSLLICFLIAGVMIFNVVYALGELAVLYPVSGGFYTYSIRFLDPSWGFAMGWNYVFQWVIVLPLELTVCSFTVQYWNKEISVAVWITVFWLFIIIINVFGTLGFAEEEFVSSAFKLIATVIFMVVGLVLICGGGPEGGKYDEYWGDRLWRDPGAFQNGFRGFCSVFVTAAFAFSGTELVGLAAAESTNPAKALPGAIKQVFWRITLFYILGLTFVGLLVSSTDDRLLSADNPYSEGVSPFVLAPLDAHLWGYDSFMNVVILVSVVSIGVSCVYGGSRTLTALAQQGYAPKIFTYIDRSGRPLPSVILNLAFGGLAYVRMVSSGGVIFDWLLSLSGLAALFTWGSICAAHIRFRSAWKAQGHTLDEIPFQAIGGVAGSWLGLILVFASLIAQLFVAICPPGKDGFASAEDFFKAYAALPVVLFFWACGYLWKRKGFLKLSQIDLDTGRREVDWPVIHAHRARVAAWPVWRRWLNTIF; this is translated from the exons ATGTCCAAGGAAGATGCCCAGGTCGGCGTGGTGCCCCCCACGTACGACTCTGAGAAGGGTGCACACAACTCTGTCGGCGATATCCACGAGACCGATAACCGCGAGGATGACTTCAGAACCCGCAACGGCCTGAACCTTCGCAGTTTCCAGCGAC GTGATGAAACGACTGTTGGAGGCGAAGCCGAGCTGGACCGCTCCATGAAGCCTCGTCACTTGCAAATGATTGCCATCGGTGGTTCCATCGGTGCTGGTTTCTTCGTCGGTTCCGGTTCTGCCCTCACCAAGGGTGGTCCCGGCTCTCTCCTCATCTGCTTCCTCATCGCTGGTGTCATGATCTTCAACGTCGTCTACgctctcggcgagctcgcTGTCCTGTACCCTGTCTCTGGTGGTTTCTACACGTACTCTATCCGCTTCCTCGACCCTTCCTGGGGTTTTGCCATGGGCTGGAATTAT GTCTTCCAATGGGTCATCGTCTTACCACTCGAACTAACGGTCTGTTCCTTCACGGTACAATACTGGAATAAGGAGATTAGTGTCGCCGTCTGGATCACTGTCTTCTGGCTTTTCATCATTATCATCAACGTTTTTGGAACTCTTggcttcgccgaggaggaattCGTCTCGTCTGCCTTCAAGCTCATCGCCACCGTCATCTTCATGGTTGTCGGCCTTGTTCTTATCTGCGGTGGCGGCCCCGAGGGTGGCAAGTACGACGAGTACTGGGGCGACCGTCTCTGGAGAGACCCCGGTGCGTTCCAGAACGGCTTCCGAGGCTTCTGCTCTGTCTTCGTCACTGCCGCCTTTGCCTTCTCCGGTACTGAGCTTGTCGGTCTGGCTGCTGCCGAGTCTACCAACCCTGCCAAGGCCCTCCCCGGTGCTATTAAGCAGGTCTTCTGGCGTATCACCCT CTTCTACATCCTCGGTCTCACCTTTGTTGGTCTTCTCGTCAGCTCCACCGACGACCGTCTCCTGAGCGCCGACAACCCATACTCTGAGGGTGTTTCCCCCTTCGTTCTTGCCCCCCTTGACGCCCACCTCTGGGGATACGACAGCTTCATGAACGTCGTCATTCTTGTTTCCGTCGTCTCCATTGGTGTCTCTTGCGTTTACGGTGGTTCCCGTACCCTGACTGCCCTCGCCCAGCAGGGATACGCCCCCAAGATCTTCACCTACATCGACAGGTCCGGCCGCCCTCTGCCTTCCGTCATCCTCAACCTTGCCTTCGGCGGGTTGGCTTACGTTCGCATGGTGTCATCTGGCGGTGTCATCTTTGACTGGCTTCTGTCTCTCTCCGGCCTCGCTGCCCTCTTCACCTGGGGCTCCATTTGCGCCGCTCACATTCGCTTCCGTTCCGCCTGGAAGGCTCAGGGACACACTCTCGATGAGATTCCTTTCCAGGCCATTGGCGGTGTCGCCGGTTCCTGGCTTGGTCTTATCCTGGTCTTCGCCTCTCTGATTGCTCAGCTCTTCGTTGCCATCTGCCCTCCCGGCAAGGATGGCTTCGCTTCCGCCGAGGACTTCTTTAAGGCCTACGCTGCCCTCCCCGttgttctcttcttctgggctTGTGGATACCTCTGGAAGCGCAAGGGTTTCTTGAAGCTTTCCCAGATCGATCTCGACACTGGCCGCCGCGAGGTCGACTGGCCCGTCATCCACGCCCACCGCGCCAGAGTTGCCGCTTGGCCCGTGTGGAGAAGATGGCTTAACACCATCTTCTAA